GCGCGCTTGATGTCCTTTGCGGTGCGCACGACGATCGCCTTCATGACGTCGCCCTTCTTCACGCGGCCGCGCGGGATGGCTTCCTTGATGGAAACCACAATGATGTCGCCGATGCGGGCATAGCGCCGCTTCGAGCCGCCGAGAACCTTGATGCACATCACGCGGCGGGCACCGGAATTGTCGGCGACCTCGAGATTGGTCTGCACCTGGATCATGGCCTTGATCCTTCCATCTGTGTATCAGCGCGGTTTCCGGACAAAGGCGTGAGTGCCTGAGCCCGGACTACGACTGACGGGGGTCGCTTCGCCCCCTGGCCTCAATGATTGACTTACGCCTTGGGAGCGTTGTCGAGCACAACCCAGCTTTTCAGCTTGGAAATG
This sequence is a window from Bosea vestrisii. Protein-coding genes within it:
- the rplN gene encoding 50S ribosomal protein L14, yielding MIQVQTNLEVADNSGARRVMCIKVLGGSKRRYARIGDIIVVSIKEAIPRGRVKKGDVMKAIVVRTAKDIKRADGSVIRFDRNAAVLINNQKEPVGTRIFGPVPRELRAKNHMKIISLAPEVL